A section of the Leminorella richardii genome encodes:
- a CDS encoding MFS transporter, with amino-acid sequence MGSINSATNASVGGVKPTRVRFWIVVMLFAVTAINYGDRATLSIAGAPMSSALGLDAIGMGYVFSAFSWAYVLGQLPGGWLLDKFGSKRVYFWSIFTWSTFTLLQGAIGFLSGMWALVLLFTLRFLVGLAESPSFPGNSRIVAAWFPAQERGTAVAIFNSAQYFATVIFAPIMGWLTHELGWQFVFYFMGALGIIVSFIWLKVIHNPKDHPSINQGEIDHIERGGALTNMDQAGGKKDASSGPKLSYVKQLLSSRMLVGIYIGQYCINALTYFFITWFPVYLVQARGMSILKAGFVASVPALCGFAGGILGGVISDYLMKRTGSVTFARKTPIVLGMLLSISMVFCNYIESEMLVVGFMALAFFGKGIGALGWAVMADTAPKEISGLSGGLFNMCGNISGIVTPIAIGYIVYSTGSFNGALIYVGIHAAIAIFSYLFVVGKIQRIELKL; translated from the coding sequence ATGGGGTCTATTAATTCAGCGACAAACGCTAGCGTCGGAGGGGTAAAACCCACCCGCGTGCGTTTCTGGATTGTTGTCATGCTGTTTGCCGTGACGGCAATTAACTACGGTGACCGCGCAACGCTGTCCATTGCCGGCGCGCCGATGTCTTCTGCGCTGGGGCTTGATGCCATCGGTATGGGATACGTCTTTTCTGCGTTCTCGTGGGCTTACGTACTGGGTCAGCTGCCGGGCGGCTGGCTGCTAGACAAATTTGGCTCCAAGCGCGTTTATTTCTGGAGCATCTTTACCTGGTCAACCTTTACCCTGTTACAGGGCGCGATTGGCTTTTTAAGCGGCATGTGGGCACTGGTGCTGCTGTTTACGCTGCGCTTCCTGGTAGGTTTGGCAGAATCGCCTTCTTTCCCCGGTAACAGCCGCATCGTTGCTGCCTGGTTTCCGGCGCAGGAGCGCGGTACTGCGGTCGCTATTTTTAACTCAGCGCAGTACTTCGCGACGGTTATTTTCGCCCCAATCATGGGCTGGCTGACCCACGAACTAGGCTGGCAGTTTGTGTTCTACTTTATGGGTGCCTTAGGCATTATCGTTAGCTTTATCTGGTTGAAGGTTATCCATAACCCGAAAGACCACCCGAGCATCAATCAGGGTGAGATCGATCATATCGAACGCGGTGGCGCATTGACCAATATGGATCAGGCGGGCGGTAAAAAAGATGCCAGTTCTGGTCCAAAGCTGAGTTACGTCAAGCAGCTGCTTAGCTCGCGGATGCTGGTGGGTATCTATATCGGCCAGTACTGTATCAACGCATTAACCTACTTCTTTATTACCTGGTTCCCGGTGTACTTGGTTCAGGCTCGCGGTATGTCGATTCTGAAAGCGGGCTTTGTGGCGTCAGTACCTGCTCTGTGCGGCTTTGCGGGCGGTATTTTGGGCGGCGTTATCTCTGATTACCTGATGAAGCGCACCGGGTCTGTGACGTTTGCAAGAAAGACGCCTATCGTACTGGGTATGCTGCTCTCTATCTCAATGGTGTTCTGTAACTATATCGAATCTGAAATGCTGGTCGTAGGCTTTATGGCTCTGGCGTTCTTCGGTAAGGGAATCGGCGCGCTGGGCTGGGCGGTTATGGCTGATACCGCGCCAAAAGAGATCAGCGGCCTAAGCGGCGGTCTGTTCAACATGTGCGGTAACATTTCCGGCATCGTTACGCCAATCGCTATCGGCTATATCGTCTACTCTACCGGTTCGTTCAACGGAGCGCTGATTTACGTGGGTATCCACGCAGCCATCGCGATCTTTAGCTACCTGTTTGTGGTCGGAAAAATCCAGCGTATCGAACTTAAGCTGTAA
- the garR gene encoding 2-hydroxy-3-oxopropionate reductase, producing the protein MKIGFIGLGIMGKPMSKNLLKAGYSLVVMDRNADAVAEVVAAGATSAASPKAVAEVCDVVVTMLPNSPHVKDVVLGENGVIEGAKAGLVVIDMSSIAPLASREIHAELAKKGVEMLDAPVSGGEPKAIDGTLSVMVGGNKAIFDKHYDIMKAMAGSVVHTGDVGAGNVTKLANQVIVALNIAAMSEALVLATKAGVNPELVYQAIRGGLAGSTVLDAKAPMVLDRNFKPGFRIDLHIKDLANALDTSHGIGAQLPLTAAVMEMMQALKADDMGTCDHSALARYYEKLAKVEVAR; encoded by the coding sequence ATGAAAATCGGTTTTATTGGACTCGGCATTATGGGTAAACCAATGAGTAAGAACCTGCTGAAAGCGGGCTACTCGCTGGTGGTTATGGATCGCAATGCGGATGCTGTGGCTGAAGTGGTTGCTGCCGGAGCGACCTCTGCTGCATCACCAAAAGCGGTTGCTGAAGTCTGTGACGTTGTAGTCACCATGCTGCCTAACTCGCCACACGTTAAGGACGTTGTTCTGGGAGAGAACGGCGTAATTGAGGGTGCGAAGGCCGGGCTGGTTGTTATCGACATGAGCTCTATTGCTCCACTGGCCAGTCGTGAAATTCACGCTGAGCTTGCCAAAAAAGGCGTAGAAATGCTGGATGCACCCGTTAGCGGCGGTGAGCCAAAGGCTATCGACGGCACTCTGTCCGTTATGGTGGGCGGTAACAAAGCGATTTTCGATAAACACTACGACATCATGAAAGCAATGGCTGGATCCGTGGTTCACACTGGCGATGTGGGTGCCGGTAACGTCACCAAACTGGCTAACCAAGTGATCGTTGCGCTGAACATTGCCGCGATGTCTGAAGCGCTAGTGTTGGCAACCAAAGCGGGCGTGAACCCTGAGCTGGTTTATCAGGCGATTCGCGGCGGGCTTGCGGGCAGTACGGTACTGGATGCAAAAGCGCCGATGGTGCTGGATCGCAACTTCAAGCCGGGCTTTCGTATCGATCTGCACATTAAGGATCTGGCTAACGCGCTGGATACTTCTCACGGCATTGGCGCTCAGCTGCCGCTGACTGCGGCGGTGATGGAAATGATGCAGGCGCTGAAGGCTGACGATATGGGTACCTGTGACCACAGCGCTCTGGCTCGCTACTACGAGAAATTGGCGAAAGTGGAAGTCGCCCGGTAA
- a CDS encoding enolase C-terminal domain-like protein, protein MHTQDTPKIISMQVVPVAGHDSMLMNVGGAHGAYFTRNIVILKDNAGHTGVGEAPGGETILRTLQEAIPHVEGQSVAILNRLVDKMHQGNLNADYDTFGKGAWTFELRVNAVAALESALLDLMGQHLGVPVAELLGPGKQRDEVTVLGYLFYIGDRQKTDLPYLAPEMGKHDWYCLRHQEAMDTASVVELAAAAKDRYGFKDFKMKGGVLPGEQEIETVTALASAFPDARITLDPNGAWSLDEAIRLCKGMNHVLTYAEDPCGAENGYSGREVMAEFRRATGLPTATNMVATNWREMCHSIMLQAVDIPLADPHFWTLTGASRVAQLCNEWGLTWGCHSNNHFDISLAMFTHVGASAPGNPTALDTHWIWQEGQHLTKEPLQIVNGKIALSDKPGLGIELDMVQVEKAHELHKKMPSGARNDAQAMQYLIPGWTFDKKRPAMVR, encoded by the coding sequence ATGCACACTCAAGACACGCCAAAAATTATCTCTATGCAGGTTGTTCCGGTAGCCGGTCATGACAGCATGCTGATGAACGTCGGCGGCGCTCATGGCGCTTATTTTACGCGAAATATCGTCATCCTTAAGGACAATGCCGGTCACACCGGCGTGGGTGAAGCCCCAGGCGGAGAGACGATCCTGCGGACGCTACAGGAGGCGATTCCCCACGTTGAAGGGCAGTCGGTCGCCATTCTTAACCGTCTGGTAGACAAGATGCATCAGGGCAACCTGAATGCGGATTATGACACTTTTGGTAAAGGCGCTTGGACATTCGAGCTGCGGGTTAACGCGGTGGCTGCACTGGAGTCTGCTCTGTTGGATCTGATGGGACAGCACCTGGGCGTGCCGGTCGCCGAACTGCTCGGCCCCGGCAAGCAGCGGGATGAAGTGACGGTACTGGGCTACCTGTTCTATATCGGCGATCGCCAGAAAACCGATCTTCCCTATCTGGCGCCGGAAATGGGCAAGCACGACTGGTACTGCCTGCGTCATCAGGAAGCAATGGATACAGCGTCAGTTGTTGAGCTGGCGGCTGCGGCCAAAGATCGCTACGGCTTTAAAGATTTCAAAATGAAGGGCGGTGTGCTGCCGGGTGAACAGGAGATAGAAACCGTGACGGCGTTGGCCAGCGCGTTTCCGGATGCCCGCATTACGCTGGACCCTAACGGCGCTTGGTCACTTGATGAAGCCATCCGGCTGTGTAAGGGCATGAATCACGTGCTGACTTACGCAGAAGACCCGTGCGGCGCAGAAAACGGCTATTCCGGGCGCGAAGTGATGGCGGAGTTCCGCCGGGCAACCGGGCTGCCGACGGCCACTAACATGGTGGCAACCAACTGGCGAGAGATGTGCCACTCCATCATGCTGCAGGCGGTGGATATCCCTCTGGCTGATCCGCACTTCTGGACGCTAACCGGCGCTTCCCGCGTGGCGCAGCTGTGCAACGAGTGGGGGTTAACCTGGGGCTGCCATTCCAACAACCACTTTGATATTTCGCTGGCGATGTTTACCCACGTTGGCGCCTCTGCGCCGGGTAATCCGACTGCATTGGATACCCACTGGATCTGGCAGGAAGGCCAACACCTGACGAAAGAACCGCTGCAAATCGTCAACGGCAAGATAGCCCTGAGCGATAAGCCTGGTCTAGGTATTGAGCTGGATATGGTGCAGGTAGAGAAGGCGCACGAGCTGCATAAAAAGATGCCGTCCGGCGCGCGAAACGACGCACAGGCCATGCAGTATCTGATCCCCGGTTGGACGTTTGATAAAAAACGCCCGGCGATGGTTCGCTAA
- the emrB gene encoding multidrug efflux MFS transporter permease subunit EmrB, protein MTPLEGAKLGWITLALALATFMQILDSTIANVAIPTISGDLGSSLSQGTWVITSFGVANAISIPLTGWLAKRLGEVRLFMAATILFVIASWLCGMSHSLEMLIASRVLQGLVAGPIMPLSQSLLLNNYPPLKRSMALALWSMTVTVAPIFGPILGGWISDNYHWGWIFYINVPVGLAVVAITWFILKDRETETEIKPIDTVGLVLLVAGIGCFQMLLDRGKELDWFESGEIITLAVIAVVAITFLIIWELTDDHPIVDLSLFKSRNFTIGCLCTSLAFMLYIGSIVLQPQLLQVVFGYTATWAGLAAAPIGLIPLMLAPVIGKYGPKIDLRRLVTFSFIVYAACFYWRAYTFEPSMGFSAVAWPQFFQGFAVACFFMPLTTITLSDVEPSKIAAASSLSNFLRTLAGSIGTSITTTGWTQREALHHERLTEAISPYNPLAQQTYDTLEKLGMSSTQASSYLSNQITNQGLIMSANEIFWLSGAVFLTLLVFVWFARPPFIIGGGGARPSGGEH, encoded by the coding sequence ATGACGCCCCTTGAGGGAGCCAAGCTAGGCTGGATCACGCTCGCCCTAGCGCTGGCAACCTTTATGCAGATCCTGGATTCGACGATCGCCAACGTGGCGATCCCCACGATCTCTGGCGATCTAGGATCATCCCTGTCTCAAGGAACATGGGTCATTACCTCATTTGGTGTCGCCAACGCTATCTCTATCCCGCTCACCGGCTGGCTGGCGAAGCGACTGGGAGAAGTTCGCCTGTTTATGGCGGCTACCATACTGTTCGTCATCGCCTCATGGCTGTGCGGCATGTCGCACAGTCTGGAAATGTTGATTGCTTCTCGCGTGCTTCAGGGGCTAGTGGCGGGTCCGATCATGCCGCTGTCTCAGAGCCTGCTGCTTAACAACTACCCTCCCCTTAAGCGCAGTATGGCACTGGCTCTGTGGTCAATGACGGTGACTGTCGCCCCGATTTTCGGCCCGATCCTCGGCGGCTGGATCAGCGACAACTACCACTGGGGCTGGATTTTTTATATCAACGTGCCGGTCGGCCTCGCAGTAGTGGCTATTACTTGGTTCATCCTCAAAGACAGAGAAACCGAGACGGAAATCAAGCCTATTGATACTGTAGGTCTGGTGCTGCTGGTGGCCGGTATTGGCTGCTTCCAGATGCTGCTCGACAGGGGAAAGGAGCTGGACTGGTTCGAGTCGGGAGAAATCATTACGCTCGCCGTCATTGCGGTTGTCGCCATCACCTTCCTGATTATCTGGGAGCTGACGGACGATCACCCCATTGTCGATCTCTCACTGTTTAAATCGCGCAACTTCACCATTGGCTGCCTGTGCACCAGTCTGGCGTTTATGCTGTACATTGGCTCTATCGTGCTGCAGCCACAGCTTCTACAGGTTGTTTTTGGCTATACCGCCACTTGGGCGGGCCTCGCCGCGGCGCCAATTGGGCTGATACCGCTAATGCTGGCGCCCGTTATCGGTAAATACGGGCCTAAAATCGACCTGCGCCGTCTGGTCACGTTCAGCTTTATTGTTTACGCAGCCTGCTTCTACTGGCGAGCCTATACGTTCGAACCCAGTATGGGATTCAGCGCCGTGGCTTGGCCGCAGTTTTTCCAAGGATTTGCCGTAGCCTGCTTCTTTATGCCGCTGACGACCATTACCCTCTCGGACGTTGAGCCGTCGAAAATCGCGGCGGCCTCCAGCCTGTCCAACTTCTTGAGAACACTGGCTGGCTCTATCGGTACATCCATTACCACCACCGGCTGGACACAGCGCGAGGCACTCCACCACGAGCGACTCACTGAAGCAATCTCGCCTTACAACCCGCTGGCTCAACAGACTTACGACACACTGGAAAAGCTAGGCATGAGCTCAACGCAGGCCTCAAGCTATCTTAGTAACCAGATAACCAACCAGGGTCTTATCATGTCTGCCAATGAAATATTCTGGCTTAGCGGAGCGGTTTTCCTCACTCTGCTGGTGTTTGTCTGGTTCGCTAGGCCGCCGTTTATTATTGGCGGCGGTGGCGCTCGCCCCAGCGGTGGGGAACATTAG
- the gudD gene encoding glucarate dehydratase — MTTPNSTPRVIEMQVIPVAGHDSMLLNLSGAHAPYFTRNIVIMKDSAGNTGVGEVPGGEKIRQTLEDAKALIIGKTLGEYKNVMNAVRDQFADRDSSGRGLQTFDLRTTIHVVTAIEAAMLDLLGKHLGVTVASLLGDGQQRDEVEMLGYLFYIGDRTKTDLPYQNQSSDKCDWYRLRHEEALTPETVVRLAEAAYEKYGFNDFKLKGGVLAGEEEAESIVALAKRFPQARITLDPNGAWSLDEAIKIGKYLRGSLAYAEDPCGAEQGYSGREVMAEFRRATGLLTATNMIATDWRQMGHTIQLHSVDIPLADPHFWTMQGSVRVAQMCHEWGLTWGSHSNNHFDVSLAMFTQVAAAAPGKITAIDTHWIWQEGNQRITKEPLKIEGGMVQVPKKPGLGVDIDMDQVLKAHELYKNMGLGARNDAMGMQYLIPNWTFDNKRPCLVR, encoded by the coding sequence ATGACGACCCCTAATTCGACGCCACGCGTTATTGAGATGCAGGTCATTCCCGTTGCCGGTCATGACAGCATGCTGTTAAACCTGAGCGGTGCCCACGCGCCTTATTTCACGCGCAATATCGTGATTATGAAGGATAGTGCGGGCAATACTGGTGTGGGTGAAGTCCCCGGTGGTGAAAAGATCCGCCAAACGCTAGAAGACGCCAAAGCGCTGATTATTGGTAAAACGCTGGGCGAATATAAAAACGTAATGAATGCGGTGCGCGACCAGTTTGCCGATCGCGATTCCAGCGGTCGTGGCCTTCAGACATTTGACCTGCGCACGACGATTCACGTTGTTACCGCTATCGAAGCCGCCATGCTGGACCTGCTAGGTAAGCATCTGGGCGTGACGGTTGCCTCTCTATTGGGTGACGGGCAGCAGCGTGATGAAGTCGAAATGCTTGGCTACCTGTTCTATATCGGCGATCGCACAAAGACCGATTTACCTTATCAAAACCAGTCCAGCGACAAGTGCGACTGGTATCGCCTGCGTCATGAAGAAGCGCTGACGCCGGAAACCGTCGTCCGTCTGGCGGAAGCGGCCTATGAAAAATACGGCTTTAACGACTTTAAACTGAAGGGCGGCGTATTGGCTGGGGAAGAAGAGGCAGAGTCCATCGTGGCGCTGGCTAAGCGCTTCCCACAGGCGCGCATTACGCTGGATCCGAACGGTGCGTGGTCACTGGATGAAGCTATCAAAATTGGTAAATACCTGCGCGGTTCGCTGGCCTATGCAGAAGATCCTTGCGGTGCTGAACAGGGTTACTCCGGTCGTGAAGTGATGGCAGAGTTCCGCCGCGCAACTGGCCTGCTGACCGCTACTAACATGATCGCCACCGACTGGCGTCAAATGGGGCACACCATTCAGCTGCACTCTGTTGATATTCCGCTGGCGGATCCGCACTTCTGGACAATGCAGGGTTCTGTTCGCGTGGCGCAGATGTGTCACGAGTGGGGTTTGACCTGGGGCTCTCATTCTAACAACCACTTCGACGTGTCGCTGGCGATGTTTACTCAGGTCGCTGCCGCAGCGCCGGGCAAAATCACCGCAATTGATACGCACTGGATCTGGCAGGAAGGCAACCAGCGCATTACCAAAGAGCCGCTCAAGATTGAAGGCGGTATGGTTCAGGTACCTAAGAAGCCGGGTCTGGGTGTTGATATCGATATGGACCAAGTGCTTAAAGCCCACGAGCTGTACAAAAATATGGGGCTGGGCGCGCGCAACGATGCCATGGGAATGCAGTATCTGATCCCTAACTGGACGTTCGACAACAAGCGTCCTTGTCTGGTGCGCTAA
- the emrA gene encoding multidrug efflux MFS transporter periplasmic adaptor subunit EmrA yields the protein MSADTSAPQPNSKKRSRKLAMTLAATLFIAIGAGYAVYWFVALRHHQTTDDAYVAGNQVQIMSQITGNVAAIYADNTDRVKKGDVLVMLDQTDALQAYERAQTALANSVRQTHQLIINNRQLKANIALKTTSLNQALADLSRRETLGKTGAIGKEELQHARDAAASARAELEVAQQQYHSNNALVLNTPLEQHPSVLHASSQLRDAWLTLQRTKVVAPIDGYVSRRSVQVGAQISANAPLMVIVPADQIWVDANFKETQLANMRIGQPVELISDFYGDDVVYEGTIVGLDMGTGSAFSLLPAQNATGNWIKVVQRLPVRIALDPQQIAKHPLRIGLSMEATVDTQDQQGEVLAQTPRNAVVYQTDALTYSLEPVNELIAKIIRDNAGQPEDK from the coding sequence ATGTCCGCGGATACTTCTGCCCCGCAGCCCAATAGTAAGAAGCGTTCACGCAAGCTGGCAATGACGCTGGCGGCTACGCTGTTTATCGCTATTGGCGCTGGTTACGCCGTTTACTGGTTTGTTGCCCTTCGTCATCATCAAACGACAGATGACGCCTATGTGGCCGGCAATCAGGTTCAAATCATGTCGCAAATAACCGGTAACGTGGCGGCAATTTATGCAGACAACACTGATAGAGTAAAAAAAGGCGACGTTCTGGTCATGCTTGACCAAACCGATGCCCTTCAGGCGTATGAGCGTGCGCAAACTGCGCTGGCCAACAGCGTGCGTCAAACGCACCAGCTGATTATTAACAACCGCCAGCTGAAAGCGAATATTGCGCTCAAAACCACCTCTCTAAATCAGGCCTTAGCAGACCTAAGCCGCCGCGAGACGCTGGGAAAAACCGGCGCTATTGGTAAAGAAGAGCTGCAGCACGCTAGAGACGCCGCCGCCAGTGCCCGCGCCGAGCTGGAAGTCGCCCAGCAGCAATATCACTCTAACAACGCTCTGGTGTTAAACACGCCGCTGGAGCAGCATCCTTCGGTTTTACACGCTTCATCACAGCTTCGTGACGCTTGGCTAACGCTGCAAAGAACTAAAGTTGTTGCCCCCATTGACGGCTATGTTTCTCGCCGCAGCGTACAGGTTGGCGCACAAATTTCAGCTAATGCGCCTCTGATGGTGATCGTTCCTGCCGATCAGATTTGGGTTGATGCCAACTTTAAAGAAACTCAGCTGGCCAATATGCGTATTGGCCAGCCTGTCGAACTGATCAGCGACTTTTACGGTGATGACGTTGTTTACGAAGGCACGATTGTAGGCCTAGATATGGGTACCGGCAGCGCGTTTTCACTACTTCCCGCACAGAACGCCACCGGCAACTGGATTAAAGTCGTTCAGCGCCTGCCCGTCAGGATAGCTCTGGATCCTCAGCAGATCGCCAAACACCCCCTCCGCATTGGTCTCTCGATGGAAGCGACCGTCGATACGCAAGACCAGCAGGGTGAAGTGTTAGCACAAACTCCTCGAAATGCGGTGGTCTATCAGACAGACGCCCTGACCTACTCTCTTGAGCCGGTTAACGAGCTGATTGCCAAGATAATTCGCGATAATGCCGGGCAGCCTGAAGATAAATGA
- the garL gene encoding 2-dehydro-3-deoxyglucarate aldolase, with the protein MAKSYIPNLFRRDLKDGKRLIGCWSALANPITTEVLGYAGFDWLLLDGEHAPNDVGTFIPQLMALKDSDSTPIVRPQSNDPVTIKRLLDIGFYNFLIPFVETEEEAKRAVASTRYPPHGIRGVSVSHRSNQYGTEADYFGKINDNISVIVQIESQEGLDNLDAIAAVEGVDALFVGPSDLSAALGYLGQAGHPDVQKAIRSVFDCAKKHGKACGILAPVEADARRYLEWGATFVAVGSDLGVFRGATQALSDKYRSGK; encoded by the coding sequence ATGGCTAAGAGTTACATTCCCAATCTGTTCCGTCGCGACCTGAAAGACGGCAAGCGCCTTATCGGCTGCTGGTCTGCTCTGGCAAACCCTATCACCACCGAGGTGCTGGGCTATGCGGGTTTTGATTGGCTGCTGCTTGACGGCGAACATGCTCCTAACGACGTGGGCACGTTTATTCCTCAGCTGATGGCGCTGAAAGACTCTGACAGTACGCCCATCGTGCGCCCTCAGTCTAACGATCCGGTGACGATCAAGCGCCTGCTGGATATCGGTTTCTACAACTTCCTGATCCCGTTCGTTGAGACAGAAGAGGAAGCCAAGCGAGCCGTGGCCTCTACTCGTTATCCACCTCACGGTATTCGCGGCGTGTCCGTGTCTCACCGCAGCAACCAGTACGGTACTGAAGCCGATTATTTCGGCAAAATTAACGACAATATCAGCGTGATCGTGCAGATCGAAAGTCAGGAAGGGTTAGATAACCTCGACGCTATTGCTGCCGTTGAAGGGGTTGATGCGCTGTTCGTTGGCCCAAGCGATCTGTCCGCTGCACTGGGATATTTGGGGCAGGCCGGGCACCCAGACGTGCAAAAGGCGATTCGCAGCGTGTTTGACTGTGCCAAAAAGCACGGTAAGGCCTGTGGAATTTTGGCACCGGTAGAAGCCGATGCCCGTCGCTATTTGGAATGGGGCGCGACCTTCGTTGCCGTCGGCAGCGATCTTGGCGTTTTCCGCGGCGCGACGCAGGCGCTGAGTGACAAATACCGCAGTGGTAAATAA
- a CDS encoding glycerate kinase, protein MKIVIAPDSYKESLSALDVALQIEAGFREVFPDAQYVKLPVADGGEGTVDAMVAATSGKTLTVDVTDPLGERGEAFLGLSGDERYAIIEMAAASGLERVPVNRRNPMVTTSYGTGELIASALDRGVTHCIIGIGGSATNDGGAGMVQALGARLLDKEGREIGFGGAELARLDRIDVSGMDKRIKSCRFEVACDVTNPLTGPQGASAIFGPQKGATPEMIAQLDANLLHYAQVIKRDLALDVNDVPGAGAAGGMGAALLAFLGAELRPGIDIVTEAVGLDEAVKDADLVITGEGRIDSQTVNGKVPIGVARVSKRYGKPVIAIAGSLSSDVEVVYQHGLDAVFSVLYTITSLDDALKQAADNVRMAARNVAMAYRLGRS, encoded by the coding sequence ATGAAAATAGTCATCGCACCGGATTCCTACAAAGAGAGCCTGAGCGCGCTGGACGTTGCTCTACAAATAGAGGCTGGATTCCGTGAAGTTTTCCCTGATGCGCAGTACGTTAAGCTGCCTGTTGCTGACGGGGGAGAGGGGACAGTTGACGCGATGGTGGCCGCGACGTCAGGAAAAACTCTTACCGTAGACGTGACCGATCCATTAGGAGAAAGAGGAGAGGCTTTTCTTGGCCTGTCCGGCGATGAGCGCTACGCCATTATTGAGATGGCCGCTGCCAGCGGTTTAGAAAGAGTACCGGTCAACCGGCGCAATCCGATGGTGACAACGTCTTACGGCACTGGGGAGTTAATCGCTAGCGCATTAGATCGCGGCGTGACGCACTGCATTATTGGCATCGGCGGTAGTGCAACTAACGATGGCGGTGCAGGTATGGTGCAGGCGCTGGGCGCAAGGCTGCTCGATAAAGAAGGCCGAGAAATAGGCTTTGGCGGAGCGGAGCTTGCCAGGCTGGATAGAATAGACGTTAGCGGAATGGACAAACGCATTAAGTCCTGCCGCTTTGAGGTCGCCTGTGATGTGACTAATCCATTAACGGGTCCGCAGGGTGCCTCTGCCATTTTCGGGCCGCAGAAGGGCGCAACGCCAGAGATGATTGCCCAGTTGGACGCGAACCTGCTGCACTACGCGCAGGTGATTAAGCGCGATTTGGCGCTAGACGTCAATGACGTACCGGGCGCAGGAGCTGCGGGAGGGATGGGAGCGGCGCTGCTGGCCTTCTTGGGGGCGGAGCTTCGCCCTGGTATTGATATTGTCACTGAAGCGGTTGGGCTCGATGAAGCGGTTAAAGATGCGGATTTAGTGATCACTGGCGAAGGCCGTATCGATAGCCAAACGGTAAACGGCAAAGTACCGATTGGCGTGGCGCGCGTATCCAAGCGCTACGGCAAACCGGTTATTGCCATTGCCGGTAGCCTGAGCAGCGACGTTGAGGTGGTTTACCAACACGGATTAGATGCGGTGTTCAGCGTGCTGTACACAATCACTTCGTTGGATGATGCCCTAAAGCAGGCGGCGGATAACGTCAGGATGGCAGCCAGAAACGTCGCCATGGCTTACCGGCTTGGAAGGTCTTGA